The following DNA comes from Streptomyces globosus.
TGGTCCAGCCGCTCGACGCCGAGCAGACCACGGCCTCCGGCCTGGTCATCCCGGACACCGCGAAGGAGAAGCCCCAGGAGGGCGTCGTCCTCGCCGTGGGCCCGGGCCGCTTCGAGGACGGCCAGCGCCTGCCGCTGGACGTCTCCGTCGGCGACGTCGTGCTGTACAGCAAGTACGGCGGCACCGAGGTGAAGTACAGCGGCGAGGAGTACCTCGTCCTCTCGGCTCGCGACGTGCTCGCGATCATCGAGAAGTAGTTCACTTCTCCCAGCACTGCTTTGAGCTGCGCCCCTGGTCACCCCGCTGATTGCCGGGCGGCGAGGGGCGCGGTTCTTTGAACCCTAGTTTTCGAGAGGGCTGAACCGCTCCCATGGCGAAGATCCTGAAGTTCGACGAGGACGCCCGTCGCGCCCTCGAGCGCGGCGTCAACAAGCTGGCCGACACGGTCAAGGTGACGATCGGCCCCAAGGGCCGCAACGTCGTCATCGACAAGAAGTTCGGCGCCCCCACCATCACCAACGACGGTGTCACCATCGCCCGCGAGGTCGAGCTGGACGACCCGTACGAGAACCTCGGCGCGCAGCTGGTGAAGGAGGTGGCGACCAAGACCAACGACATCGCGGGCGACGGCACCACCACCGCCACCGTCCTGGCCCAGGCGCTGGTGCGCGAGGGTCTGCGCAACGTCGCCGCCGGCGCCTCCCCGGCCGCCCTGAAGAAGGGCATCGACGCCGCGGTCAAGGCCGTGTCCGCCGAGCTCCTCGCGACCGCCCGCCCGATCGAGGACAAGTCCGACATCGCCGCCGTCGCCGCGCTCTCCGCTCAGGACCAGCAGGTCGGCGAGCTCATCGCCGAGGCGATGGACAAGGTCGGCAAGGACGGCGTCATCACCGTCGAGGAGTCCAACGCCTTCGGCCTGGAGCTCGAGTTCACCGAGGGCATGGCCTTCGACAAGGGCTACCTGTCGCCGTACTTCGTCACGGACCAGGAGCGCATGGAGGCGGTCCTGGAGGACCCCTACATCCTGATCCACCAGGGCAAGATCGCCTCGATCCAGGACCTGCTGCCGCTGCTGGAGAAGGTCATCCAGGCGGGCGGCTCCAAGCCGCTGCTGATCATCGCCGAGGACGTCGAGGGCGAGGCCCTGTCGACCCTGGTGGTCAACAAGATCCGCGGCACGTTCAACGCCGTCGCGGTCAAGGCCCCCGGCTTCGGCGACCGCCGCAAGGCGATGCTCCAGGACATGGCCACCCTCACCGGTGCCACCGTCATCGCCGAGGAGGTCGGCCTCAAGCTCGACCAGGCCGGCCTGGACGTCCTGGGCACCGCGCGCCGCGTGACCGTCACCAAGGACGACACCACCATCGTCGACGGTGCGGGCTCCTCCGAGGACGTCCTCGGCCGCGTCAACCAGATCAAGGCCGAGATCGAGGCGACCGACTCCGACTGGGACCGCGAGAAGCTCCAGGAGCGCCTCGCGAAGCTCGCCGGCGGCGTCTGCGTCATCAAGGTCGGCGCCGCCACCGAGGTGGAGCTGAAGGAGCGGAAGCACCGCCTGGAGGACGCCATCTCCGCGACCCGCGCCGCGGTCGAGGAGGGCATCGTCTCCGGTGGCGGTTCCGCGCTCGTCCACGCCGTCAAGGTCCTGGAGGGCAACCTCGACCTGACCGGCGACGAGGGCACCGGTGTCGCGGTCGTGCGCCGCGCCGCCGTCGAGCCGCTGCGCTGGATCGCCGAGAACGCGGGCCTTGAGGGCTACGTCATCACCTCCAAGGTGGCCGAGCTCGACAAGGGCCAGGGCTTCAACGCCGCCTCCGGCGAGTACGGCGACCTGGTCAAGGCCGGCGTCATCGACCCGGTCAAGGTGACCCGCTCCGCCCTGGAGAACGCCGCCTCCATCGCCTCCCTGCTGCTCACGACCGAGACCCTGGTCGTCGAGAAGAAGGAAGAGGAAGAGGCGAACGGCCACGGGCACGGCCACGGCCACGGCCACAGCCACTGATCCCGCGGGGGTGTGAGCCCCCGGCCGGACACCGGGCGACGGCCCCGGCCGCCACCGCCGCA
Coding sequences within:
- the groES gene encoding co-chaperone GroES — its product is MTTASSKVAIKPLEDRIVVQPLDAEQTTASGLVIPDTAKEKPQEGVVLAVGPGRFEDGQRLPLDVSVGDVVLYSKYGGTEVKYSGEEYLVLSARDVLAIIEK
- the groL gene encoding chaperonin GroEL (60 kDa chaperone family; promotes refolding of misfolded polypeptides especially under stressful conditions; forms two stacked rings of heptamers to form a barrel-shaped 14mer; ends can be capped by GroES; misfolded proteins enter the barrel where they are refolded when GroES binds), which translates into the protein MAKILKFDEDARRALERGVNKLADTVKVTIGPKGRNVVIDKKFGAPTITNDGVTIAREVELDDPYENLGAQLVKEVATKTNDIAGDGTTTATVLAQALVREGLRNVAAGASPAALKKGIDAAVKAVSAELLATARPIEDKSDIAAVAALSAQDQQVGELIAEAMDKVGKDGVITVEESNAFGLELEFTEGMAFDKGYLSPYFVTDQERMEAVLEDPYILIHQGKIASIQDLLPLLEKVIQAGGSKPLLIIAEDVEGEALSTLVVNKIRGTFNAVAVKAPGFGDRRKAMLQDMATLTGATVIAEEVGLKLDQAGLDVLGTARRVTVTKDDTTIVDGAGSSEDVLGRVNQIKAEIEATDSDWDREKLQERLAKLAGGVCVIKVGAATEVELKERKHRLEDAISATRAAVEEGIVSGGGSALVHAVKVLEGNLDLTGDEGTGVAVVRRAAVEPLRWIAENAGLEGYVITSKVAELDKGQGFNAASGEYGDLVKAGVIDPVKVTRSALENAASIASLLLTTETLVVEKKEEEEANGHGHGHGHGHSH